The following coding sequences are from one Lycium ferocissimum isolate CSIRO_LF1 chromosome 3, AGI_CSIRO_Lferr_CH_V1, whole genome shotgun sequence window:
- the LOC132050032 gene encoding uncharacterized protein LOC132050032: MATGGCSSSSLPVDEEDEILMLYGSESGWVEPKSTCDHLASLSSDLTHIPTPDTPCNRCQHPAENWLCLGCKEVLCSRFVNKHMLEHYKLMDHSLALSFSDLSVWCFSCNAYLDAEVIKPLQSVHFTAYVLKFNEPPPLRAMECIQITDNRADGSTSGN; encoded by the exons ATGGCAACTGGAGGTTGTTCATCGTCTTCACTTCCtgttgatgaagaagatgagaTACTGATGCTATACGGGTCTGAATCGGGTTGGGTTGAGCCGAAAAGTACCTGTGATCACCTCGCTTCTTTGTCCTCTGATCTCACCCACATTCCAACTCCTGATACTCCTTGCAACAG GTGCCAACATCCAGCAGAGAACTGGCTATGTTTGGGCTGCAAGGAGGTTCTTTGCAGTCGATTTGTTAATAAGCACATGCTCGAGCATTACAAGCTGATGGATCACTCTTTAGCGCTCAGCTTTAG TGATCTATCAGTTTGGTGTTTCTCCTGCAATGCATATTTAGATGCCGAGGTAATAAAGCCATTGCAGTCTGTTCATTTCACTGCCTACGTACTGAAGTTTAATGAGCCTCCACCTTTACGAGCAATGGAGTGTATACAAATTACGGATAACAGAGCAGACGGTTCTACTTCTGGGAACTAA